TCGCGCGGGTGATGGTGCGAGGATCCTCGATCATGTAGGAGATCAGCTCGCGGAACACCTGGCGATTGAGGTTGTCGACTTCGTCGTCGCGCTTCACCAGCGTCCTGGCCGTCGCTCCGTCGCGACGAACGAACGAGTCGAGCGCCTCGCGCAGCATGCTGGCCGCCAGGTCGGCCATGCGCGGGATGTCCACCAGCGGCTTGAGCGGCGGCTCGCCCGAAAGCCTCTGGGCAGATTGCGCGATGTTGACCGCGTGGTCGCCAACTCGCTCGAGATCGTTGCAGATCTTGAGGGCGGCGGTGATGAAGCGCAGGTCCACGGCCATTGGCTGGCGCAGAGCCAACAGGCTCACGCAACGCTCGTCCACGTCGATCTCGAGCCGATCGATTGCGTTGTCGTCGGTGAACACTTCCTCGGCGAGCTTGCGGTCGCGGCGCTTCAGCGCCTCGACCGACTTCTGGACGATCGCCTCGGCCCGTCCTCCCATCTCCAGGAGCTC
The sequence above is a segment of the Candidatus Eisenbacteria bacterium genome. Coding sequences within it:
- the phoU gene encoding phosphate signaling complex protein PhoU — translated: MQRHFDQDLQALKEELLEMGGRAEAIVQKSVEALKRRDRKLAEEVFTDDNAIDRLEIDVDERCVSLLALRQPMAVDLRFITAALKICNDLERVGDHAVNIAQSAQRLSGEPPLKPLVDIPRMADLAASMLREALDSFVRRDGATARTLVKRDDEVDNLNRQVFRELISYMIEDPRTITRAMDLILVARNLERVADLATNIAEEVVFITEARIIKHNVEEQV